From a single Brassica rapa cultivar Chiifu-401-42 chromosome A01, CAAS_Brap_v3.01, whole genome shotgun sequence genomic region:
- the LOC103870294 gene encoding protein N-lysine methyltransferase METTL21A, with amino-acid sequence METLSPPLRDDDEESEVDEAKMLLIGENGTNAESFSPLSDGAPELQQYTIRSIESTVVIRQLTSQGLSFQLWPAASTFVALLDNYRLDPTNSPLAATLSSLKPAGSTTTTTPMNILELGSGTGVVGIAAAITLSANVTVTDLPHVLDNLSFNAEANAQTVARFGGQVHAAPLRWGEADDVEVFGRNVDLVVASDVVYHDHLYEPLLKTLRLMAAAKGLEGKRLIFLMAHLRRWKKESVFFKKARKVFDVDVIHSDEPRNGARSGVLVYRFVAKQSNQNGRIVSC; translated from the coding sequence ATGGAAACACTTTCTCCTCCTCTACGAGACGACGATGAGGAAAGCGAAGTAGACGAAGCCAAAATGCTCCTCATCGGTGAGAACGGAACCAACGCTGAGAGTTTCTCTCCTCTGTCCGACGGTGCACCGGAGCTCCAGCAGTACACTATCCGCTCCATCGAGTCAACGGTCGTGATTCGTCAACTAACATCACAGGGTCTCTCCTTCCAGCTCTGGCCAGCCGCTTCTACTTTCGTCGCGCTTCTCGATAACTACCGCCTCGACCCTACCAACAGCCCCCTCGCCGCAACACTCTCCTCGCTGAAACCCGCCGGCTCTACGACTACTACTACACCGATGAACATTCTCGAGCTCGGATCCGGAACCGGCGTCGTTGGAATCGCCGCGGCGATCACTCTTTCCGCTAACGTCACGGTGACGGATCTCCCGCACGTCCTCGACAACCTCAGCTTCAACGCAGAGGCGAACGCTCAGACTGTGGCGAGATTCGGCGGTCAAGTCCACGCGGCACCGCTTCGTTGGGGAGAGGCTGATGACGTGGAGGTTTTTGGGCGGAACGTTGACTTGGTTGTAGCGTCTGACGTGGTGTACCACGATCATCTCTACGAGCCTCTCCTGAAAACGCTGCGTTTAATGGCGGCGGCGAAGGGGTTAGAGGGGAAGAGGTTGATATTTCTGATGGCTCATCTGAGGAGGTGGAAAAAAGAGTCTGTCTTCTTCAAGAAAGCTAGAAAGGTCTTTGATGTTGACGTTATACACTCTGATGAGCCTCGAAATGGTGCAAGAAGCGGCGTTTTGGTTTACCGTTTTGTCGCGAAACAATCGAATCAAAATGGTCGGATTGTTTCGTGTTAA